The DNA window CGCAGCGGCATCTCCGCGGACGTCAGCTATCTCAACGTCCAGTTCATGCGGCAGATTGGCTGGGAGCTCTACTACTACCTCTCCTACGCCACGCCTCCGGAGATTCTCGCGGGAGAGATGGCCTTCCTCCCGGCCTCTCCGGACCTGCTGCTGGGGGAGATGGTCTTCGCGCCGGCGCTGTGGGGAGACGCGGCCTCGAACTGGGAGGAGTACGCGGACCGCCTCACGCCGCTGCTGGAGGTGAAGCAGCACACGTCGGGCGCCACCCCGGGCGGTGCCCGGCGTGAGCAGGCGTTGCACTGGGGCCGCGCCCGCGAGCTGATTCGCGCCCTGCGCGAGGACAGCCCGCGCATCGTCAAGCAGTGGGCCCAGGAGATTCTCAAGGACAAGCCACGCGTCATCGGCTTCACGTCCACGTTCCAGCAGAGCGTCGCCTCGCTCGCGCTGGCGAAGGAGCTGCGCCGGCTGGTTCCGCGTGAGGAGCTGACGCTCATCATGGGCGGCGCCAACTGCGAGGGCGACATGGGCAAGGCGCTCTCGGACAACTTCCCCTTCATGGACCACGTGGTCTCCGGGGAAGGCGAAGGCGTCATCCTCGACCTGGTCAAGGGCGTGCTGGAGGGCAAGGGCGGACGTCCCCAGCCGCGCTACGTGGCCGCGCCGCAAATCGAGGACATGGACTCGCTGCCCATGCCCGACTTCGACCACTACTTCGCGGCCATCAAGGACATGCCCATGGCCAAGCGCGCCAACCTGACGGCCGAGTCGTCTCGCGGCTGCTGGTGGGGCGCCAAGGCGCACTGCACCTTCTGTGGCCTCAACGGCTCCGGCATGGCGTACCGGAGCAAGGACGCGGGCCGCTTCGTCCAGGAGCTGCGCACGCTGGCGGGGCGCTACGGCTTCAACTTCTTCATGATGGCCGACAACATCCTGGACCTGAAGTACATCAAGTCCGTGTTCCCCGCGCTCATCGAGCAGGGGGACGAAATCACGATGTTCTATGAGACGAAGAGCAACCTCCGGAAGGAGCAGCTCGAGCTCATGGTCGCGGGCGGCGTCACCGAGCTGCAGCCCGGCATCGAGAGCCTCAGCACGCCCATCCTGGAGCTGATGGACAAGGGCACCACGCGCCTCCAGAACATCCAGCTCATCAAGTGGTGCGAGGAGTTCGACATCAACGTGAACTGGAACATCCTCTTCGGCTTCCCGGGGGAGACGCCCGAGGAGTACGCGGAGATGGCCGCGTTGATTCCCTCGCTGGTGCACCTGCCTCCGCCGGGAGGGTGCGGGCGCATCCGCATGGACCGGTTCGCGCCGTATTGGAAGACGCCGGAGAAGTACCAGCTCAAGAATGTGCGCCAGAAGTGGGCGTATGACTATGTCTACGCCGCGCTGCCCGCCGAGGAGCGGCGGCGGATTGCCTACTACTTCGACTACGACCTCGAGGGAGACATCGACCCGACGGTCTACCTCCAGGACACGCTGAAGCGGACCGAGGAGTGGCGCGATGGCTTCAGCCGGGGCGTGACGCTCGAGCTGAAGACGCGAGCGGGGACGTCCTACGTGCTCGACACGCGAGGCGGCGAGTCGCGCGAGACGGTGCTCACGGCGGAGGAGGTCCAGGCGTTGAAGGCCCTGGACTCCATCCAGAGTCCTCGCGCCGTGCTCACGAAGGTGAACGAGGGGCGGGAGGGCACGCCGCTGTCGGAGGCGGACTTCGACGCGATGCTCGAGCGCTTCCTGGAGCGGCGGTGGGTCATCCGCGAGGGGGCAAGACACCTGAGCCTCGTGCTGGACCGGATGGAGCGGCAGCGCATCATCGACCTGAAGATGGCCGCGCAGCTCGGGAAGCTCGACTGG is part of the Myxococcus landrumus genome and encodes:
- a CDS encoding RiPP maturation radical SAM C-methyltransferase is translated as MSGDSVQVRFVVAPFLPEHQPALGVSTLIGVLGRSGISADVSYLNVQFMRQIGWELYYYLSYATPPEILAGEMAFLPASPDLLLGEMVFAPALWGDAASNWEEYADRLTPLLEVKQHTSGATPGGARREQALHWGRARELIRALREDSPRIVKQWAQEILKDKPRVIGFTSTFQQSVASLALAKELRRLVPREELTLIMGGANCEGDMGKALSDNFPFMDHVVSGEGEGVILDLVKGVLEGKGGRPQPRYVAAPQIEDMDSLPMPDFDHYFAAIKDMPMAKRANLTAESSRGCWWGAKAHCTFCGLNGSGMAYRSKDAGRFVQELRTLAGRYGFNFFMMADNILDLKYIKSVFPALIEQGDEITMFYETKSNLRKEQLELMVAGGVTELQPGIESLSTPILELMDKGTTRLQNIQLIKWCEEFDINVNWNILFGFPGETPEEYAEMAALIPSLVHLPPPGGCGRIRMDRFAPYWKTPEKYQLKNVRQKWAYDYVYAALPAEERRRIAYYFDYDLEGDIDPTVYLQDTLKRTEEWRDGFSRGVTLELKTRAGTSYVLDTRGGESRETVLTAEEVQALKALDSIQSPRAVLTKVNEGREGTPLSEADFDAMLERFLERRWVIREGARHLSLVLDRMERQRIIDLKMAAQLGKLDWARFGATPATTPGPARAAASSR